The genomic DNA CACGACATATCCCTTGAGGTCCCGGAGGAGGCAGCTGGGTTGCAACGCCTTACGAACCTCCACCCGGAGATCGAACGGAAGCTGTGTCCCGTCCGGCTCATCGAGTGGGAAAGCGATCCTGGCGTGGTCGTGCAGGGACTGCTGGTCATGCCGCGCGACGAGTCCGACCGGGAGCGGCTTCCACTCGTCGTACAGATCCATGGCGGGCCGACCAGCCTGTGGGCGAACGAGTTCGCGGCGTCGTGGCACGATTGGGCACAACCGCTGGCGACGCGTGGCTGTGCGGTGCTGCTTCCGAACCCGCGTGGTAGCACCGGTCGCGGCACCGCGTGGATCAATGCCTTGTTCGGCGACGTGGGGGGCGGCGAGTACCGCGATGTCGTGCGCGGTGTCGAATCGCTGGTCGAGCGCGGTATCGCCGACCCAGCCCGGCTCGGCGTCGCCGGCTGGAGTTGGGGTGGCTACCTGACGGCGTGGACGATCACGCAGACCGACCGGTTCCGGGCCGCCTTTATGGGCGCTGGGCTCTGCAATCTGGTGAGCGACAACAACCTCGGCGATATCCCGTCAGCGAACCTCTCCTACTTCGAGCGGACACCGTCGGAGGATCCTGACGCGTACTGGGAGCGCTCACCGATCCGCTTCGTGTCGCGTGTGACGACGCCGATCCTGATCGTCCATGGCGAAGAGGACCAGCGGGTGAGCGTGTGCGAGAGCATCCAGTTCTTTCGAGCGCTGCAGTTGCTCGGCAAACCCTGCCAGCTCGTCACCTACCCGCGCGAGAAGCACGGTTTCGAGGAACGCCAGCATCAGCGGGATCTCTTGACGCGCCTGCTCAGGTGGTTCGCCGAGCGGCTCGATTTTCCCGCACCCGAGCGGGAGCGTCAGCAGTCCGAGCTGGCAGGAGCGACCGAGCCAGTCGGCGCTGGCATGCAGGCCGAGAGTGCTCCGGAACGGTAGAGCGAGCACGCGCCTCGATCGGCCCTCCGCCCTCCATACGCTCGAGATGGAGGTTCGTACCGTCTACGTACACGTGGTACTACGGTACACTGGCTGGTATCCTTCCGTCCGTATTCCAGCGACGTCCCCTCCATCTGGAGGATGATCCCCTCCGAACGGAGGGGAATGGATCCTCCGACTCGGTGGTTTCTCGAGCAACCCACGCTCGGTAGACTCTCCAGCTGAGACGGTGATCCACGACTGCAGGAGAGCGACTCACGCGGATACAGCGCGGGTGCGTAGCGTGGGAACGGTTTACTGGCTTCTGGTCATCCGATGAGCGTGCGCTCGCTCGTGACGAAAGGAGCGGAGCCATGATACCTGGACCCTTCCGGTACCGTCGTGCCGAGTCGCTCGATGAGGCGATCGGGCTTCTCGCGCAGCTCGGGACGGATGCCAAAGTACTCAGCGGCGGACAGAGTCTCATTCCGATGATGAAGTTCCGTCTCGCCGAACCGAGCTATATCGTGGATATCAACCGCGTGCCGGGACTCGATTTCATCGAAGAACGGGACGGCGTTCTCCGGATCGGCGCCCTGGTGCGCGAATCGGCGTTGGAGCGCTCAGCGCTCGTCCGCGCGCGCTATCCGATCCTCCACGATACCGCGGAGGTGATCGCCGACCCACTGGTGCGGAATCTGGCGACGGTCGGTGGGAACCTCGCGCACGGTGATCCCGCCAACGATCACCCCGCAACGATGCTGGCACTGCGTGCTCAGGTCGTCGCCCGGGGACCGAGCGGTGAACGCGTCATCTCGATCGATGACTTCTTCGTCGACACGTTCGTGACGGTACTCCAGCCGGACGAGATTCTCACCGAAATCCGCATTCCGGCCCCACCGCCGCGCTCCGGTGGAGCCTATCTCAAGTTCGAGCGCAAGGTGGGCGACTATGCGATCGCTGCTGCTGCGGTCTTCCTCGCGCTCGACGAGGCGGGCCGGATCGCACAGGCGGGGATCGGGCTCACCAACCTCGCGTACAAGCCGCTCCGGGCAGTCGATGCCGAGCGTGTGCTCAT from Thermomicrobium sp. 4228-Ro includes the following:
- a CDS encoding FAD binding domain-containing protein, which encodes MIPGPFRYRRAESLDEAIGLLAQLGTDAKVLSGGQSLIPMMKFRLAEPSYIVDINRVPGLDFIEERDGVLRIGALVRESALERSALVRARYPILHDTAEVIADPLVRNLATVGGNLAHGDPANDHPATMLALRAQVVARGPSGERVISIDDFFVDTFVTVLQPDEILTEIRIPAPPPRSGGAYLKFERKVGDYAIAAAAVFLALDEAGRIAQAGIGLTNLAYKPLRAVDAERVLIGQTPSEELFRQAAELAAQATDPVSDLRGPAEYKRAVARTMTLRALRRALERARASA